In a genomic window of Callithrix jacchus isolate 240 chromosome 22, calJac240_pri, whole genome shotgun sequence:
- the HSPB6 gene encoding heat shock protein beta-6 translates to MEIPVPVQPSWLRRASAPLPGLSAPGRLFDQRFGEGLLEAELAALCPTTLAPYYLRAPSVALPVAQVPTDPGHFSVLLDVKHFSPEEIAVKVVGEHVEVHARHEERPDEHGFVSREFHRRYRLPPGVDPAAVTSALSPEGVLSIQAAPASAQAPLPPPAAAK, encoded by the exons ATGGAGATCCCGGTGCCTGTGCAGCCGTCTTGGCTGCGCCGCGCCTCGGCCCCACTGCCCGGACTTTCGGCGCCCGGACGCCTCTTTGACCAGCGCTTCGGCGAGGGGCTGCTGGAGGCCGAACTGGCTGCGCTCTGCCCCACCACGCTCGCCCCCTACTACCTGCGCGCACCCAGCGTGGCGCTGCCGGTTGCCCAG GTGCCGACAGACCCCGGACATTTCTCGGTGCTGCTAGACGTGAAGCACTTCTCGCCGGAGGAAATCGCTGTCAAGGTGGTGGGCGAACACGTGGAGGTGCACGCGCGCCACGAGGAGCGCCCG GATGAGCACGGATTCGTCTCGCGGGAGTTCCACCGCCGCTACCGCCTGCCTCCTGGCGTGGATCCCGCTGCCGTGACGTCCGCGCTGTCCCCCGAGGGCGTCCTGTCCATCCAGGCCGCACCAGCGTCGGCCCAGGCCCCACTACCGCCACCGGCCGCCGCCAAGTAG